One stretch of Bombus affinis isolate iyBomAffi1 chromosome 4, iyBomAffi1.2, whole genome shotgun sequence DNA includes these proteins:
- the LOC126915476 gene encoding tumor necrosis factor alpha-induced protein 8-like protein isoform X1, translated as MELQSWLLYHLVAVTDCNQVMQSATTLNGGSYPAGGTGSRARDLGLRAQKKLLGRVVSTGAGRSLLIDDATTSLLDNLYKLMERAAKTNSNLDKKQPEKVLKNIVKLSIKVGLLQRNQQLNATDDAKLVEIRTALRAVAMSVVSFYELEFSFDRAYLIKSLERCRTAIQALIKPHLTDKSQDRCDQVFDFLTHSDFLDSVFRQDSEHRSILGMLVSDINKALDAGHL; from the exons ATGGAATTGCAGAGCTGGCTGCTCTATCATCTTGTAGCTGTAACTGACTGCAATCAAG TGATGCAGTCGGCGACTACATTGAACGGCGGATCTTATCCCGCCGGGGGCACCGGAAGCCGCGCTCGTGATTTAGGTCTTCGTGCGCAGAAAAAACTCCTCGGCAGAGTCGTATCTACAGGGGCCGGAAGATCATTGCTGATAGATGACGCCACTACGTCACTTTTGGACAATTTGTATAAGCTTATGGAAAGAGCCGCGAAAACCAATTCTAATTTAGACAAGAAACAGCCTGAAAAGGTTTTAAAGAATATCGTTAAATTATCCATTAAG GTGGGTCTCCTACAACGTAATCAACAATTAAACGCCACCGACGACGCGAAACTCGTGGAAATAAGAACTGCCCTTAGAGCTGTTGCAATGTCTGTGGTCTCGTTTTACGAATTGGAGTTCAGTTTCGATCGGGCGTACTTAATCAAATCGTTAGAACGATGCAGAACTGCGATACAGGCACTCATAAAGCCACATCTCACAGACAAGTCTCAAGATCGGTGTGATCAAGTGTTCGATTTCTTAACGCATTCCGACTTCTTGGACTCCGTTTTTAGACAGGATTCGGAACACAGATCTATCCTCGGGATGCTagttagtgatataaataaggCCTTAGATGCTGGGCATCTTTGA
- the LOC126915476 gene encoding tumor necrosis factor alpha-induced protein 8-like protein isoform X2, with protein sequence MFDVMQSATTLNGGSYPAGGTGSRARDLGLRAQKKLLGRVVSTGAGRSLLIDDATTSLLDNLYKLMERAAKTNSNLDKKQPEKVLKNIVKLSIKVGLLQRNQQLNATDDAKLVEIRTALRAVAMSVVSFYELEFSFDRAYLIKSLERCRTAIQALIKPHLTDKSQDRCDQVFDFLTHSDFLDSVFRQDSEHRSILGMLVSDINKALDAGHL encoded by the exons ATGTTTGATG TGATGCAGTCGGCGACTACATTGAACGGCGGATCTTATCCCGCCGGGGGCACCGGAAGCCGCGCTCGTGATTTAGGTCTTCGTGCGCAGAAAAAACTCCTCGGCAGAGTCGTATCTACAGGGGCCGGAAGATCATTGCTGATAGATGACGCCACTACGTCACTTTTGGACAATTTGTATAAGCTTATGGAAAGAGCCGCGAAAACCAATTCTAATTTAGACAAGAAACAGCCTGAAAAGGTTTTAAAGAATATCGTTAAATTATCCATTAAG GTGGGTCTCCTACAACGTAATCAACAATTAAACGCCACCGACGACGCGAAACTCGTGGAAATAAGAACTGCCCTTAGAGCTGTTGCAATGTCTGTGGTCTCGTTTTACGAATTGGAGTTCAGTTTCGATCGGGCGTACTTAATCAAATCGTTAGAACGATGCAGAACTGCGATACAGGCACTCATAAAGCCACATCTCACAGACAAGTCTCAAGATCGGTGTGATCAAGTGTTCGATTTCTTAACGCATTCCGACTTCTTGGACTCCGTTTTTAGACAGGATTCGGAACACAGATCTATCCTCGGGATGCTagttagtgatataaataaggCCTTAGATGCTGGGCATCTTTGA